The following are encoded in a window of Candidatus Manganitrophaceae bacterium genomic DNA:
- a CDS encoding cysteine synthase A has translation MKISGSMLDLIGNTPLVRLKGPSEKTGCEILGKAEFLNPGGSIKDRTALGIIRDAEKRGALKKGGTIVEGTAGNTGIGLSLIAKILGYRTLIVIPETQSPEKIDMLRLCGAELKLVPEAPYTDPQNYIHIAERIAEKLNQENSGSAIWAKQFDNIANRDFHALTTGVEIWEQTEGKVDAFICAVGTGGTLAGVGKALKDRKPEVIIALADPCGAALYHYYKFGELKAEGDSIAEGIGQGRVTANLVDAKIDDAFQIPDAEALPYIFDLLRDEGMCCGSSSAINIAGAVRLARQMGPGHTIVTILADYGTRYQSKLYNPVFLREQGLPIPDWLA, from the coding sequence ATGAAAATATCAGGAAGCATGCTCGATCTGATCGGAAACACCCCCCTGGTCCGCTTAAAAGGCCCCTCTGAAAAAACAGGATGTGAAATTCTTGGAAAGGCCGAATTTCTGAATCCGGGGGGGTCGATCAAAGACCGCACGGCATTGGGCATTATTCGCGATGCTGAAAAACGGGGCGCTTTAAAGAAAGGGGGCACCATCGTCGAGGGAACCGCCGGCAATACCGGCATCGGCTTGTCCTTGATTGCTAAAATCCTGGGATATCGAACATTGATTGTCATCCCGGAAACACAAAGCCCGGAAAAAATAGACATGTTACGGCTCTGCGGGGCAGAATTGAAGCTTGTCCCCGAGGCCCCTTATACGGACCCTCAGAACTACATCCATATCGCGGAGCGCATTGCAGAGAAACTGAATCAGGAAAACTCCGGATCGGCCATCTGGGCAAAACAGTTTGACAATATAGCCAATCGGGATTTCCACGCCCTGACCACGGGAGTCGAAATCTGGGAACAAACAGAAGGAAAGGTGGATGCCTTTATCTGCGCGGTCGGCACCGGAGGAACACTCGCCGGTGTTGGAAAGGCGCTGAAAGATCGAAAACCGGAGGTCATTATCGCGCTTGCGGACCCCTGTGGGGCCGCGCTTTATCACTACTACAAATTTGGCGAGTTAAAGGCTGAGGGGGATTCCATTGCCGAGGGAATCGGCCAGGGACGGGTGACGGCCAACCTGGTGGATGCAAAGATTGACGACGCCTTTCAAATACCAGATGCGGAGGCGCTCCCCTACATCTTCGACTTGCTAAGGGATGAAGGCATGTGTTGCGGCAGCTCTTCGGCGATTAATATCGCCGGCGCGGTGCGCCTGGCCCGGCAGATGGGTCCCGGCCATACGATTGTGACCATTCTGGCCGATTACGGAACCCGCTACCAGAGCAAGCTCTACAATCCGGTCTTCCTGCGGGAACAAGGCTTGCCCATACCGGATTGGCTCGCGTGA
- the hspQ gene encoding heat shock protein HspQ, giving the protein MNQVQCQFYVGQLIHHRLFGYRGVVVDVDPEFQGTEEWYDHVARSRPPKNMPWYHVLVHGGEHMTYVSERNLEPDPSNDLIIHPMINRFFTRFEDGKYIRMMS; this is encoded by the coding sequence ATGAATCAGGTACAATGTCAGTTTTATGTCGGCCAGCTCATACATCATCGCTTGTTTGGTTATCGCGGGGTGGTGGTCGATGTTGACCCGGAGTTTCAGGGGACGGAAGAGTGGTATGATCATGTTGCACGCTCCCGTCCTCCAAAAAATATGCCTTGGTATCATGTCCTGGTTCATGGCGGCGAGCATATGACCTATGTCTCAGAACGTAATTTAGAACCGGACCCGTCAAACGACCTAATCATCCACCCAATGATTAATCGCTTCTTTACCCGGTTCGAAGATGGAAAATATATTCGCATGATGAGTTAA
- a CDS encoding carboxypeptidase regulatory-like domain-containing protein — MKKSSLYSVFIILSLSLAVAEPSYAYEEVDVRDAGSIIGRITLKGAIPEPRIFSLVLYPFGSFCKKISDGRGNIVLQEFIVGERGGLWEAVIAVQKVDKGKPFPAIQSEFVAVDCMFHPVDVAASEQFFMDEHGQMHHDHPNVAILENHQPISMVNKDPIIHNIQVYQNERGNVILNRPLPVSNEPRGGGLHFLKGMRISQMICGMHEFMQSWGFIVDNPYYAKSAKDGRYIIDGLLPGTYTVSIWHPHYKVVDQVISVRPRQQTTLNFEFDAAKVRRPLYETQKHFRMETATPEDHRLHEGDERFIID; from the coding sequence GTGAAGAAGTCTTCTTTGTACAGCGTGTTCATCATCCTCAGTCTTTCCCTTGCTGTTGCTGAGCCTTCATATGCTTATGAAGAGGTGGATGTCCGTGACGCGGGATCGATTATCGGCCGGATTACTTTAAAAGGGGCGATCCCTGAACCGCGCATCTTTTCTCTCGTTCTTTATCCTTTTGGTTCCTTTTGTAAGAAGATCTCTGATGGTCGTGGCAATATCGTCCTTCAGGAGTTCATTGTTGGTGAAAGAGGAGGGCTGTGGGAGGCCGTGATCGCCGTTCAGAAGGTTGATAAGGGCAAGCCCTTTCCGGCGATTCAAAGTGAATTTGTTGCAGTAGACTGTATGTTCCATCCCGTTGATGTTGCGGCAAGTGAACAGTTTTTCATGGATGAACATGGGCAGATGCACCATGACCACCCCAATGTTGCCATCCTGGAAAACCATCAGCCGATATCGATGGTCAACAAAGATCCCATTATCCATAATATCCAGGTCTATCAGAATGAGAGAGGGAACGTTATTCTGAATCGCCCGCTCCCGGTCTCAAACGAACCCAGAGGTGGGGGACTTCATTTTTTAAAAGGGATGCGCATCTCGCAGATGATTTGCGGCATGCATGAGTTTATGCAGAGTTGGGGTTTTATTGTCGACAATCCCTATTATGCTAAAAGTGCAAAAGACGGCAGATATATAATAGACGGATTGCTCCCGGGAACCTACACCGTCAGCATTTGGCATCCGCATTATAAGGTTGTTGACCAGGTGATCAGCGTCCGGCCCCGCCAGCAAACGACGCTTAATTTTGAATTTGATGCGGCAAAGGTAAGGCGGCCGCTTTATGAGACCCAGAAACATTTTCGGATGGAGACGGCGACACCGGAAGATCATCGATTACACGAGGGAGATGAGCGCTTTATTATAGACTGA
- a CDS encoding carboxypeptidase regulatory-like domain-containing protein, with translation MARRVLFVVLIALSVFAGQSMGEAYEVADVTLGGTLRGRVFLKGTPPPAKIYHLIFSPNIEFCSSISDGKGNRLLREFRASADGGFQDVVVAVVGVQAGKPFGFTPKIEIENCRISPFVTPVRNHHPISITSNDPVTHDIQAYTMRGEYTYAMFNKPAPEGTDVLKEVRLRKGHYIFRTQCGVHDYMQSWGIAVGNPYFSKTDNEGYFEITDIPPGTYFVIAWHPRMDIEARRITIRPGGQVVTTFEFDAKEVKIPIHDLQTTYRLDTALQPHHLVPPSVELQIH, from the coding sequence TTGGCAAGAAGGGTTCTATTTGTTGTTTTAATTGCATTATCAGTTTTCGCGGGACAATCAATGGGTGAGGCCTATGAGGTGGCTGATGTCACACTAGGCGGAACCTTGAGGGGACGTGTTTTTTTGAAGGGGACGCCGCCTCCGGCAAAGATCTACCACCTGATTTTCTCTCCGAATATTGAATTTTGCAGTAGCATCTCTGACGGGAAGGGGAATCGTCTTTTGAGAGAGTTTCGTGCCTCCGCGGACGGCGGGTTTCAGGATGTTGTTGTGGCCGTGGTCGGGGTCCAGGCGGGAAAACCCTTTGGCTTCACACCGAAAATTGAGATAGAGAATTGCCGGATTTCTCCCTTTGTGACCCCGGTACGGAATCATCACCCGATATCCATCACGAGCAATGACCCGGTGACACATGACATTCAGGCTTATACCATGCGGGGAGAATATACCTATGCGATGTTCAACAAACCTGCACCTGAAGGAACAGATGTGCTAAAGGAGGTGCGTCTTCGAAAGGGACATTATATTTTCAGGACGCAGTGCGGCGTCCACGATTACATGCAGTCCTGGGGCATTGCTGTCGGAAATCCATACTTTTCCAAGACGGACAATGAGGGATATTTTGAAATAACAGACATCCCGCCAGGGACCTATTTTGTCATCGCATGGCATCCTCGAATGGATATTGAGGCACGTAGAATTACCATTCGTCCCGGCGGACAAGTTGTAACCACCTTTGAATTTGACGCCAAAGAAGTGAAGATCCCGATCCATGATCTTCAAACCACTTACAGGTTAGATACGGCCCTTCAGCCCCATCACCTTGTTCCGCCTTCCGTAGAACTTCAAATCCACTAA
- a CDS encoding 4,5-dioxygenase translates to MNQIREFHAPIYYDEKTFEQARLLCEATHEKFGVSVGHMHRKPVGPHPCWSCQLTLSREDFGEVILWLALNRNGLVVFIHPDTGNDVKDHSEHALWMGEIKEINLSFLKEHSGK, encoded by the coding sequence ATGAATCAGATTCGGGAGTTTCATGCCCCTATCTACTACGATGAGAAAACCTTTGAGCAGGCCCGTCTGCTCTGCGAGGCCACCCATGAGAAATTTGGAGTCTCAGTCGGCCATATGCACCGGAAACCGGTGGGCCCGCATCCCTGCTGGAGTTGTCAACTGACGCTCAGTCGCGAAGACTTCGGAGAAGTGATCCTCTGGCTTGCACTCAACCGAAACGGCCTGGTCGTCTTTATCCACCCGGATACCGGAAACGACGTGAAAGACCATTCGGAACATGCCCTCTGGATGGGAGAGATCAAGGAGATCAACCTTTCCTTTTTAAAGGAACACAGTGGAAAATGA
- a CDS encoding carboxypeptidase regulatory-like domain-containing protein, translated as MSRFFIFTFLLRRINMKKLRLLGLLLVFMGLVGLISSPLSFAYETVDVSNGGSFSGRITLEGRKPSVRIFSLVLYPFGPFCKKISDGKGNVKLKEFIVDKNKGLWEAVVSIKKVTKGKAYRPTQAEFVAVDCMFHPADVANNEMFVFDEEAGFMRHEHPNVAIIHNHERMNMINLDPVIHNIQVFQNEKGNIILNTPLPPAKIAKPGEPVIPYKVRGGVLHYKKGKHISQMICGMHEFMQSWGYVVDNPYYAKTAKDGTYKIDGLLPGTYTVNIWHPQFKVYHREITIEANKTSTFDFAFNGNLIRRPEYEKQKQFRISVATPEDHRLHEGEERIIID; from the coding sequence ATGTCCCGTTTTTTTATTTTCACGTTTCTCTTAAGGAGAATAAATATGAAAAAGCTTAGGTTGTTAGGCTTACTACTAGTTTTTATGGGACTCGTGGGTTTGATCTCGAGTCCTTTGTCTTTTGCTTATGAGACCGTAGATGTGAGCAATGGAGGTTCTTTTTCGGGCCGCATTACCTTGGAGGGGAGAAAGCCCTCGGTCCGTATCTTTTCCCTTGTCCTGTATCCCTTTGGTCCTTTTTGTAAAAAGATCTCGGATGGGAAAGGGAATGTTAAGCTGAAGGAATTCATCGTCGATAAAAATAAGGGGCTATGGGAAGCCGTGGTCTCCATAAAGAAGGTCACAAAGGGGAAGGCCTATCGGCCGACGCAAGCTGAATTTGTCGCGGTGGATTGCATGTTTCACCCTGCCGATGTTGCCAACAATGAGATGTTTGTCTTTGATGAAGAGGCCGGGTTCATGCGGCATGAGCATCCGAACGTGGCCATCATCCACAACCACGAAAGAATGAATATGATCAACCTGGACCCGGTTATCCATAATATTCAGGTTTTTCAGAATGAAAAAGGAAATATTATCCTGAACACGCCGCTGCCGCCCGCGAAGATAGCAAAGCCGGGCGAGCCGGTGATACCTTACAAGGTGCGCGGGGGCGTTCTTCATTACAAAAAGGGAAAGCATATCTCACAGATGATTTGCGGCATGCATGAGTTTATGCAGAGTTGGGGCTATGTGGTGGACAATCCTTATTACGCGAAAACAGCCAAAGATGGAACTTACAAAATCGATGGTCTTTTGCCAGGAACCTACACGGTGAATATCTGGCATCCGCAATTCAAGGTTTATCATCGGGAGATCACCATCGAAGCGAATAAGACCAGCACCTTTGATTTCGCCTTCAATGGCAATCTGATCAGAAGGCCGGAATACGAAAAACAGAAGCAATTTCGGATCAGTGTCGCAACACCTGAAGATCATCGTTTGCATGAGGGTGAGGAGCGTATTATCATAGACTAG